TATATGATTAAACGTATAAAAAATCTACAGCTCTAACATCAAAACGGTGACGTTTTAGGAAGCTTAACAAACAAATACAAACTATACATACAGAGCTGTCAAAATTTCAGTTACATACATGCGGAAAAACCGAAACGTACGCAAAATAAACTGAAAAAGCGCAACAGACAAAGGATACACAGATCGACTAAAAAATTTACACTAAATCATCACAAACATGTTTTAACACAAAAATATAAACACAGAATAAGATTATAACAATGATTTTACAATAAGGCTTTCAAACATAAACATACATACATGCACAACTCTATAAAAACACAGATCTCGAAAAATAACAACGAGAAAATGAAAATACGAAGGGAAGAGTGAGCTTACGGAGATGAAGAGTCCTCGGAGATGTCAGAGACGATGAAGGTAGTTCCGGCAAGCTTAACCTCCGCAGAGATGACAAGCGGAAGCTCCTGATCAGCCTTCCTCTTCGGCTGCGACACGCGATTCACCTCTTCAGCACCAAACGCCGCCTTGTAGAACAGGACGGCATCGTTCGCCTTGGGAGCCTCAACGAACAGCTGCGTCTTCAACGCCGAGATCGTCACCGCCTTGGTGTTTCCGTTGGTTGCGTCGCCGTTTTTAACCGCCTCTTGCGCCATTGAGAGATTGTAGAGAGAGAAAGTGAAACCCTAGGAGAGAGAAAGCCAGAGAGAAAtgtaaaatgaaaatgaaaatgcaGGAGATGTGGGGAGGTGGATAGTGTGGGGATATTTATAGAATCGGAGAAGCGGAACCGTTTGGGGGTTGTAGGGGGGTAGATTTGGTATTTTGGTTAGGCGTACTGGATAAGTTAGCCCTTCTGTTTGGTTCTTATTTCTTGAAATGCCACAGGGCTGAGTAAAATGGTAATTTTACCCTTTC
The sequence above is drawn from the Apium graveolens cultivar Ventura chromosome 2, ASM990537v1, whole genome shotgun sequence genome and encodes:
- the LOC141707538 gene encoding uncharacterized protein At5g48480-like, which gives rise to MAQEAVKNGDATNGNTKAVTISALKTQLFVEAPKANDAVLFYKAAFGAEEVNRVSQPKRKADQELPLVISAEVKLAGTTFIVSDISEDSSSPIKKGAVNVFCLETDDIDGAVERAVKAGAVKEGEVAEADGACCGGRVGKVKDPYGNFWMICSPAPKKDAPAAEAEVEV